The following is a genomic window from Fusarium oxysporum Fo47 chromosome IV, complete sequence.
ATAACGCAACACATCTCAAATGACACCTGACCTTGTAAGGCTATGAGGGTCGTATTTATATGAGACATGGGCTTACGATGACCTACAATATATCTCCAACGTCATAGATAATATCGTATACAAGAGAGAATCCAAGATATGGAGCACTGATTGACTAGCAGAAAAAGACAAACATCGTCTCACTGTTTCCCCTACTCGAGTCTCTTCACGTCATACACATCTACCCAAAATCACTGCTGTCCTCCCTCATGTAACCAAACCTGCATCATCTATAAGGGCCGCTCCTCGATCCACGAGGCCTTGCCGTGCATGCATATCCAAGACAACCCGCTGCCGTCCGAGACACGGAAATAAACGTGGAGGGTTCCCAACCCACAAGATCCTGTGCTATCCTATCATTGTTGCACTGCTTCCCGATCCAGGTGACCACTAACATGTCTCGTGCGATCCTCTCTTGCATATGCATATCATACAAACATTCAGAGCCCCTCTCTTCGCCTCGACGGCCCGGACTCGAATAGCTCGTCGATCGTTGCCTGCTGCTTTTCTGGGGACATGCAAGTAGGCCAGTGGACGAGATGTCCTCGTCGCTTCTTGACAAAAGAGCTGTACAGTAGCCATGCAAAGAATACTGATGTGACGCTGAGCGCTGTCGGGTTGTGGAACTGACTGGGTGACGAGAATATGATGGTTGACGTGTATGAACACATCTCGAACACATTTTGCCAACTAGCTTCCACAGCAGAAAAGGCTCCTCGTTTCTCTGCCTCAACTTCCTGCAATGCATGATCAGCAAAGTTCCTCAACTTATACCACAACAGAACTCACCTCTTGAATAATAACCTGTGCAGACAGATCTACCCCCCAAAGTCCGATTCGGCTCAACATTGAACCACAGACAAGTCCCAGTGTTGATACCAAGACGTTGTCAGCATATCGCCAGAAAATTGATACACCAATTGCTAGACATCCCAGTTCCCAGCTCAGGAACCAAAGACCAGCACGAACGGGTCcgatcttcttcatcacccaCGGTCCAATCCATGTGGCGAGAACCTCAAGAGTCACCGAGACTGTTCTCATTGCGGCAATCTGGGCTGAAGTGTATCCACTCGCTAACAGATATGTAACCATAACACCACCAAAAGACAGAACTGTGCAGTAAAGAAGCGctattgagaaggagggggCAAACGCGGGATGGGTAAAGTAAAGTCGAAGATCACTGGACGTCTTCTGTATAGCTTTTTTGAATGACACCCAGGCATTCTGACGAGTCTGCTGTTCCTCATTTTGTGGTACAATAGGGGGCGTGGTCTTTGGATGCTGCAGTTCGGGTACTTGATAATAGACCTGTTTAGGTTAGAGGAGATCATGTCGAGGTCGTATGAGTTGTGTATGACTTACCTTGGCAATGGTGAAATACTCAACAATAACTGAAGTACAGTTCATTGCTAGGTTGACAAGAATCGCTGTTTCCGTGGAAACACCGTCGAGTATACCTATGAAAAAAGGTCCAAGTAGTTTACAAATAAGGTCAATCCGCCTCATTTGCGAGTTCATGGCTATAAGCAAGTTATGTTAGAAACAACCACCAGGCAGTTAAGAAACAACATACTTCGAAGTGCAGTAGTATCTGAGCGTGCCACAACAATAACCCAATCTCTTTCAACGGACACGAGATTCATGATAGCGGCCAGCTTCTCAACGCATGCCatgaagatcaaggctgcaAGCAACCCGACCCGCAGTTCATCTGAAGGGCTTTCAACTCTGCTGAGTATAAAGAAGATAACGCATGaggcagcaacaacaagTCGCTGTGAGACTACTCAGGTTAGGGTCGTCCATCATGAGGGCTTCTAATGACCTACCGATTGACAGTCTCACGGTATTAAGGCGGTCTTTGCGATCGATATAACTCCCGACCCATGACGACAATGTAATAGCAGAAGCGCCTCTCACTATCGAATAAATCGCAAGTGGCATCAGGGTTCCGGGAAATATTGAGGCGAGATATAGCACACTTCCAAATTCGAAGACGCGTGAGTTCCATGTTGAGAGGGTATGAGAGATGTAGAGTCGGCGCGCGCTCTGACTAAGAGTCCATCTGGGGTCGGTATTGCTGGTGTTACTAACATCACTATCATTACTGCTGCTGATTTGGCTTAATGATTGATACTGCGAATTAATAACGCcagttgatgaagttggcgaTGTTGCTAGTAAAGGCGCCGTTTCTTCATCTCCGACACCGGTAGTTGAAGCCATGATCGTCAATTCCTCAATTCTTCAATCTAGCAAGCAATCACGATGATACTAAACAAAGACGCATTTGAGGAAACTTCagaattatatataaaagtaaagtTGAAATGTTGTCTATTAATTGACGGTTGTTGAGGAATGGCCAATGGCCTGTGTCTCGCCTGATTCTTGGTTGTCGGATTCTATAAATGCCGGCCCCATCGCGATCTAACAACCCCCACAATCCGACCTAGAGTCGGCTCCATCCCCGATCGACTTCACCTAGAAAGGCAATATCTAAACAACTGCCTTAGACAGACACTTCTTCATACTTACAACATTTATCAATAGAGGCTTGCAGTAACGTTATCTTCATGCTACTAACAAGTCGATGTCAGGGTCGGACAGGCATCGCGACATTCTAGACAGGGCTTTCTCATTATCACATAATCAAAGACTCCAGAGATATTGCAGAGGCAGTATATGTTTATCAGCTAATATGTATACTAGCTTCCATGGTCATCAAATAGACCACATATGATAGTTCCTATCTGCCCTGCTAGATGTGAACCCACCCCCTTCATCTAAGCCTGAACACAATGGCATACTAGGTAgactttgtcttcttctgaCGTCTCTGGAGACTTTAGCGACGAAGTTATCCGGCGCCATAGAGAGAAGATAAGAGCCTAGACCTCTCCATCGACGTCGCGGTCATCCTCCATTTCCTCATCCTTGACGACGGCCTCGCTAAGTTCTTTCTTGACGGCCTTTGAGTCGCTCTCGGGAGTCTCTGTTACCAGTGTTAGTAAAAGGCTTGGTATGAGGGTTGTGTACGATCGACTTACTAGGAGCGCGACGCTTACGAGGGGTCACCTTGGGGCTCTCGTACacctcgtcgtcatcggGGGcgaccttcttggccttcgGGCCCCGCTTGCGAGCTAGATGAAGGGGTTAGTTACTCTACTAGATTGTCGCGACTAGAAAGGGGGCATATGGCTTACCAGAAGTCGCCTTCTTAGCGGGAGTAGAAGGGGTGCTGCCATCGTTTGACTGGGTCTTGAAGGCCTCAAGCTTTTTATTGAAAAAGGTCCACTGGTTCTGAAGGCTCTTGACGGTACGGCCTTCCATGTTAATCTCGGACCAGTTGATAGACTTGCCCTCGGGCTTCAACTGCGCGATGATGCGCAGGAGAAGCTCGTTCTGTTGAAGTGGTTAGACCCCTTCCACATGGATCTGGGGTATGGTCGGGACTTACCTTGGCCTCATCGGTCCAGGCGTTGGGCTTCACAGCAGCGTCAGACATTGCGACAGTTATATATGTCGATACTTGGATGATGCGCAAGGCCCTTGTAGCAGCGATGAGATTAGAAGGACGTCTTGAGGATACactcaagaacaagagagaagaaggtagaTGTGGAGTGTGATGGAGTTGTGAAGgaatgaaagaagaaaagggtTCCTAAGTCTGTTAACGAGTTGCTCTTAAATACTAGAAATCCGCAGTAAAGATGCAGGAAATTGTTTGAATAGAAGAATAGAAGGTGTTGAAAGGCAGTAAACAAAAGAACACCCCCTCACTAGACAATTGCAAAAAGCAAACGGCTCTCGAAAAAGATCGGACGAAACGGCCATTGCAGTGAACCACCCAGCGCACTCCGATTGTGGTCTAAGGGTGACCAGCAAACGGATATGAGAGAGGAACAATAAGAGGAATAATAACTAAAACTTACTTCGTGTGTTTGTTCTTGTGCTTATGTCGTCGCTGTTTGCAGAGGTAAAG
Proteins encoded in this region:
- a CDS encoding -domain-containing protein; this translates as MASTTGVGDEETAPLLATSPTSSTGVINSQYQSLSQISSSNDSDVSNTSNTDPRWTLSQSARRLYISHTLSTWNSRVFEFGSVLYLASIFPGTLMPLAIYSIVRGASAITLSSWVGSYIDRKDRLNTVRLSIVSQRLVVAASCVIFFILSRVESPSDELRVGLLAALIFMACVEKLAAIMNLVSVERDWVIVVARSDTTALRTMNSQMRRIDLICKLLGPFFIGILDGVSTETAILVNLAMNCTSVIVEYFTIAKVYYQVPELQHPKTTPPIVPQNEEQQTRQNAWVSFKKAIQKTSSDLRLYFTHPAFAPSFSIALLYCTVLSFGGVMVTYLLASGYTSAQIAAMRTVSVTLEVLATWIGPWVMKKIGPVRAGLWFLSWELGCLAIGVSIFWRYADNVLVSTLGLVCGSMLSRIGLWGVDLSAQVIIQEEVEAEKRGAFSAVEASWQNVFEMCSYTSTIIFSSPSQFHNPTALSVTSVFFAWLLYSSFVKKRRGHLVHWPTCMSPEKQQATIDELFESGPSRRREGL